A stretch of the Medicago truncatula cultivar Jemalong A17 chromosome 5, MtrunA17r5.0-ANR, whole genome shotgun sequence genome encodes the following:
- the LOC120580541 gene encoding protein FAR1-RELATED SEQUENCE 5-like isoform X2, whose protein sequence is MDSSNVLVDCGSIDDEGIEVGNFNVEEEDDDACWEPKIDMCFSSLDEVKSFYKEYAFRKGFEWKIRTSRKGRDGEVCYLILACTRERSQVTKSLCTLKTRPTMGKNCPAKICIKLKEDGLWYIQKFEPDHSHHTSPRKARLFKANKKMDLHVRRTIEINDDAGVRVNKTFQSLVKDAGGYENIPFNERDVRNYVNKERRAIGKEGDGKALISYFCQMREQNPNFFYEIDLDDDFHVKNVFWADARSRAAYEYFGDVVTFDTTYLTNRYDMPFAVFVGVNHHGQSTLLGCGLLSGEDTESFEWLFNSWLRCMLGKPPIGIVTDQCKAMQNAIEAVFPTTRHRWCLWHIMKKIAEKLSGYGDYKRIKFAMKEAVYDTFTTDDFEEKWCSFIEKFELQENHWLRGLYNERHRWVPTLLRKYFWAGMSTTQRSESIHAFFDGYINSTTSLNQFVKQYDNALRSRAEKEFEADFTSMNTTISCGSNSSIEKQFQGLTSYASTSTRLLK, encoded by the exons ATGGATAGTTCAAATGTTCTTGTGGATTGTGGTAGTATTGATGATGAAGGTATAGAAGTTGGCAACTTtaatgttgaagaagaagatgatgatgcaTGCTGGGAGCCTAAAATAGATATGTGTTTTTCTAGCTTAGATGAAgttaaatcattttataaagAGTATGCTTTTAGAAAGGGTTTTGAATGGAAGATTAGAACATCGAGAAAAGGACGAGATGGGGAGGTCTGCTACTTAATTCTTGCATGCACAAGAGAAAGGTCTCAAGTGACAAAAAGTCTGTGTACATTGAAGACACGTCCGACAATGGGAAAAAATTGTCCTGCTAAAATTTGTATCAAATTGAAAGAAGATGGATTGTGGTACATTCAGAAATTTGAACCTGATCATTCTCATCATACCAGCCCTAGAAAGGCAAGGTTGTTCAAGGCCAACAAGAAAATGGACTTGCATGTAAGGAGGACAATTGAAATCAATGATGATGCAGGTGTGAGGGTCAACAAGACTTTTCAATCTCTGGTTAAAGATGCAGGAGGGTATGAAAATATTCCATTTAATGAAAGAGATGTAAGGAACTATGTTAACAAGGAACGACGTGCAATTGGAAAAGAAGGTGATGGCAAGgccttgataagctatttttgtcAAATGAGGGAACAAAATCCTAATTTCTTCTATGAAATAGATTTGGATGATGATTTTCATGTAAAAAATGTGTTTTGGGCTGATGCAAGAAGTAGGGCTGCTTATGAGTATTTTGGAGATGTAGTAACTTTCGATACAACATATCTGACAAATAGATATGATATGCCTTTTGCTGTTTTTGTTGGTGTGAATCACCATGGTCAATCAACATTACTTGGATGTGGGTTGCTATCAGGAGAAGACACAGAATCATTTGAATGGCTTTTTAATTCATGGCTTCGTTGTATGCTAGGAAAGCCTCCTATTGGTATTGTGACCGACCAATGTAAGGCAATGCAAAATGCAATTGAGGCAGTTTTCCCTACAACTCGTCACAGGTGGTGTTTATGgcatataatgaaaaaaattgctGAAAAACTAAGCGGATATGGTGATTATAAAAGGATTAAGTTTGCAATGAAAGAAGCTGTTTATGATACGTTTACAACAGATGATTTTGAAGAGAAATGGTGTTCCTTCATCGAAAAATTTGAGCTTCAAGAGAATCATTGGTTGAGGGGGTTGTATAACGAGCGTCATAGATGGGTACCAACcttgttaagaaaatatttttgggctGGTATGTCAACAACTCAGCGAAGTGAGAGTATACATGCTTTCTTTGATGGTTATATCAATTCAACGACAAGTCTGAATCAATTTGTAAAACAATATGATAATGCTCTCCGAAGTCGAGCAGAAAAGGAATTTGAAGCAGATTTTACTTCGATGAATACCACAATTTCTTGCGGTTCAAACTCATCAATTGAAAAGCAATTCCAAG GTTTGACAAGTTATGCAAGCACTTCTACGAGGTTGCTGAAATAG
- the LOC120580543 gene encoding uncharacterized protein, with the protein MEAMLHDMELRFEAKFEAKFEAIESKNAENFNALLTLLSSKAESKKASDADAADIDIDNLKERSKFSSCVGMFSNGDDPFAWITKSEVYFNVQNTPADLKVNLAKHCMHDDVSKALIKEGKEEAPTWEGLKDALLKSCSGVSDAVNI; encoded by the coding sequence ATGGAAGCTATGTTGCATGATATGGAGCTTAGGTTCGAAGCCAAGTTTGAAGCCAAGTTTGAAGCCATTGAATCAAAAAACGCCGAAAATTTCAACGCCCTGCTCACTTTGCTGTCATCAAAAGCTGAGAGCAAGAAAGCTTCCGACGCCGACGCCGCCGACATTGATATTGACAACTTAAAGGAAAGATCAAAGTTTAGTTCGTGTGTAGGCATGTTCTCCAACGGTGATGATCCGTTCGCTTGGATCACCAAATCTGAAGTGTATTTCAATGTTCAAAATACTCCTGCCGATTTAAAAGTCAATTTGGCTAAACATTGTATGCATGATGACGTTTCTAAAGCTTTGATTAAGGAGGGTAAAGAAGAAGCTCCGACTTGGGAGGGACTGAAGGATGCGTTGCTTAAAAGCTGCAGCGGCGTGAGTGATGCTGTGAATATTTAA
- the LOC120580541 gene encoding protein FAR1-RELATED SEQUENCE 5-like isoform X3, giving the protein MDSSNVLVDCGSIDDEGIEVGNFNVEEEDDDACWEPKIDMCFSSLDEVKSFYKEYAFRKGFEWKIRTSRKGRDGEVCYLILACTRERSQVTKSLCTLKTRPTMGKNCPAKICIKLKEDGLWYIQKFEPDHSHHTSPRKARLFKANKKMDLHVRRTIEINDDAGVRVNKTFQSLVKDAGGYENIPFNERDVRNYVNKERRAIGKEGDGKALISYFCQMREQNPNFFYEIDLDDDFHVKNVFWADARSRAAYEYFGDVVTFDTTYLTNRYDMPFAVFVGVNHHGQSTLLGCGLLSGEDTESFEWLFNSWLRCMLGKPPIGIVTDQCKAMQNAIEAVFPTTRHRWCLWHIMKKIAEKLSGYGDYKRIKFAMKEAVYDTFTTDDFEEKWCSFIEKFELQENHWLRGLYNERHRWVPTLLRKYFWAGMSTTQRSESIHAFFDGYINSTTSLNQFVKQYDNALRSRAEKEFEADFTSMNTTISCGSNSSIEKQFQGYQY; this is encoded by the exons ATGGATAGTTCAAATGTTCTTGTGGATTGTGGTAGTATTGATGATGAAGGTATAGAAGTTGGCAACTTtaatgttgaagaagaagatgatgatgcaTGCTGGGAGCCTAAAATAGATATGTGTTTTTCTAGCTTAGATGAAgttaaatcattttataaagAGTATGCTTTTAGAAAGGGTTTTGAATGGAAGATTAGAACATCGAGAAAAGGACGAGATGGGGAGGTCTGCTACTTAATTCTTGCATGCACAAGAGAAAGGTCTCAAGTGACAAAAAGTCTGTGTACATTGAAGACACGTCCGACAATGGGAAAAAATTGTCCTGCTAAAATTTGTATCAAATTGAAAGAAGATGGATTGTGGTACATTCAGAAATTTGAACCTGATCATTCTCATCATACCAGCCCTAGAAAGGCAAGGTTGTTCAAGGCCAACAAGAAAATGGACTTGCATGTAAGGAGGACAATTGAAATCAATGATGATGCAGGTGTGAGGGTCAACAAGACTTTTCAATCTCTGGTTAAAGATGCAGGAGGGTATGAAAATATTCCATTTAATGAAAGAGATGTAAGGAACTATGTTAACAAGGAACGACGTGCAATTGGAAAAGAAGGTGATGGCAAGgccttgataagctatttttgtcAAATGAGGGAACAAAATCCTAATTTCTTCTATGAAATAGATTTGGATGATGATTTTCATGTAAAAAATGTGTTTTGGGCTGATGCAAGAAGTAGGGCTGCTTATGAGTATTTTGGAGATGTAGTAACTTTCGATACAACATATCTGACAAATAGATATGATATGCCTTTTGCTGTTTTTGTTGGTGTGAATCACCATGGTCAATCAACATTACTTGGATGTGGGTTGCTATCAGGAGAAGACACAGAATCATTTGAATGGCTTTTTAATTCATGGCTTCGTTGTATGCTAGGAAAGCCTCCTATTGGTATTGTGACCGACCAATGTAAGGCAATGCAAAATGCAATTGAGGCAGTTTTCCCTACAACTCGTCACAGGTGGTGTTTATGgcatataatgaaaaaaattgctGAAAAACTAAGCGGATATGGTGATTATAAAAGGATTAAGTTTGCAATGAAAGAAGCTGTTTATGATACGTTTACAACAGATGATTTTGAAGAGAAATGGTGTTCCTTCATCGAAAAATTTGAGCTTCAAGAGAATCATTGGTTGAGGGGGTTGTATAACGAGCGTCATAGATGGGTACCAACcttgttaagaaaatatttttgggctGGTATGTCAACAACTCAGCGAAGTGAGAGTATACATGCTTTCTTTGATGGTTATATCAATTCAACGACAAGTCTGAATCAATTTGTAAAACAATATGATAATGCTCTCCGAAGTCGAGCAGAAAAGGAATTTGAAGCAGATTTTACTTCGATGAATACCACAATTTCTTGCGGTTCAAACTCATCAATTGAAAAGCAATTCCAAG GATATCAATACTGA
- the LOC120580541 gene encoding protein FAR1-RELATED SEQUENCE 5-like isoform X1, with protein sequence MDSSNVLVDCGSIDDEGIEVGNFNVEEEDDDACWEPKIDMCFSSLDEVKSFYKEYAFRKGFEWKIRTSRKGRDGEVCYLILACTRERSQVTKSLCTLKTRPTMGKNCPAKICIKLKEDGLWYIQKFEPDHSHHTSPRKARLFKANKKMDLHVRRTIEINDDAGVRVNKTFQSLVKDAGGYENIPFNERDVRNYVNKERRAIGKEGDGKALISYFCQMREQNPNFFYEIDLDDDFHVKNVFWADARSRAAYEYFGDVVTFDTTYLTNRYDMPFAVFVGVNHHGQSTLLGCGLLSGEDTESFEWLFNSWLRCMLGKPPIGIVTDQCKAMQNAIEAVFPTTRHRWCLWHIMKKIAEKLSGYGDYKRIKFAMKEAVYDTFTTDDFEEKWCSFIEKFELQENHWLRGLYNERHRWVPTLLRKYFWAGMSTTQRSESIHAFFDGYINSTTSLNQFVKQYDNALRSRAEKEFEADFTSMNTTISCGSNSSIEKQFQGQYTHAKFKELQVEFRSKMNCASSLNTVEDCFATYHVLEDVLVGDRTKEHVFKVVFNRENHDVSCECSLFEFRGILCRHVLCVCAQERVKNVPEKYVLTKWNKNIKRKHTYIKSSYCVTQLKPQMDRFDKLCKHFYEVAEIAAEFEDTSVDLHEILHQFASDLPTRNATAENIKGSFNGDSNPNNGTKIHSPLRVKRKGRPPSKRKISIHEKFAKRPSNRHKQSDDRGTNDINTERVTNQFDSNICIKSSLDVVSGGNVLDASTMIVN encoded by the exons ATGGATAGTTCAAATGTTCTTGTGGATTGTGGTAGTATTGATGATGAAGGTATAGAAGTTGGCAACTTtaatgttgaagaagaagatgatgatgcaTGCTGGGAGCCTAAAATAGATATGTGTTTTTCTAGCTTAGATGAAgttaaatcattttataaagAGTATGCTTTTAGAAAGGGTTTTGAATGGAAGATTAGAACATCGAGAAAAGGACGAGATGGGGAGGTCTGCTACTTAATTCTTGCATGCACAAGAGAAAGGTCTCAAGTGACAAAAAGTCTGTGTACATTGAAGACACGTCCGACAATGGGAAAAAATTGTCCTGCTAAAATTTGTATCAAATTGAAAGAAGATGGATTGTGGTACATTCAGAAATTTGAACCTGATCATTCTCATCATACCAGCCCTAGAAAGGCAAGGTTGTTCAAGGCCAACAAGAAAATGGACTTGCATGTAAGGAGGACAATTGAAATCAATGATGATGCAGGTGTGAGGGTCAACAAGACTTTTCAATCTCTGGTTAAAGATGCAGGAGGGTATGAAAATATTCCATTTAATGAAAGAGATGTAAGGAACTATGTTAACAAGGAACGACGTGCAATTGGAAAAGAAGGTGATGGCAAGgccttgataagctatttttgtcAAATGAGGGAACAAAATCCTAATTTCTTCTATGAAATAGATTTGGATGATGATTTTCATGTAAAAAATGTGTTTTGGGCTGATGCAAGAAGTAGGGCTGCTTATGAGTATTTTGGAGATGTAGTAACTTTCGATACAACATATCTGACAAATAGATATGATATGCCTTTTGCTGTTTTTGTTGGTGTGAATCACCATGGTCAATCAACATTACTTGGATGTGGGTTGCTATCAGGAGAAGACACAGAATCATTTGAATGGCTTTTTAATTCATGGCTTCGTTGTATGCTAGGAAAGCCTCCTATTGGTATTGTGACCGACCAATGTAAGGCAATGCAAAATGCAATTGAGGCAGTTTTCCCTACAACTCGTCACAGGTGGTGTTTATGgcatataatgaaaaaaattgctGAAAAACTAAGCGGATATGGTGATTATAAAAGGATTAAGTTTGCAATGAAAGAAGCTGTTTATGATACGTTTACAACAGATGATTTTGAAGAGAAATGGTGTTCCTTCATCGAAAAATTTGAGCTTCAAGAGAATCATTGGTTGAGGGGGTTGTATAACGAGCGTCATAGATGGGTACCAACcttgttaagaaaatatttttgggctGGTATGTCAACAACTCAGCGAAGTGAGAGTATACATGCTTTCTTTGATGGTTATATCAATTCAACGACAAGTCTGAATCAATTTGTAAAACAATATGATAATGCTCTCCGAAGTCGAGCAGAAAAGGAATTTGAAGCAGATTTTACTTCGATGAATACCACAATTTCTTGCGGTTCAAACTCATCAATTGAAAAGCAATTCCAAGGTCAGTACACTCATGCTAAATTTAAGGAGCTTCAAGTTGAATTTAGATCTAAAATGAATTGTGCTTCCTCATTGAACACTGTGGAGGACTGCTTTGCCACATATCATGTGTTGGAGGACGTGTTAGTTGGAGATAGAACAAAAGAACATGTATTTAAAGTTGTGTTTAATCGAGAAAACCATGATGTAAGTTGTGAATGCTCATTGTTTGAATTTAGAGGTATTTTGTGCCGTCATGTGTTATGTGTGTGTGCTCAAGAGAGAGTAAAAAATGTACCAGAGAAGTATGTTTTAACTAAATggaacaaaaatattaaaaggaaGCATACATATATTAAGAGCAGTTATTGTGTGACACAACTGAAGCCACAAATGGACAGGTTTGACAAGTTATGCAAGCACTTCTACGAGGTTGCTGAAATAGCGGCTGAGTTTGAAGACACATCTGTAGACCTCCATGAAATACTACATCAGTTTGCTTCTGATTTACCCACCAGGAATGCTACAGCTGAAAATATTAAAGGAAGTTTCAATGGTGACTCAAATCCAAACAATGGTACAAAAATTCACAGTCCATTGCGGGTAAAACGTAAAGGTCGCCCtccatcaaaaagaaaaatatctatACATGAAAAATTTGCTAAGAGGCCAAGTAATCGACACAAACAGAGTGATGATAGAGGGACTaat GATATCAATACTGAAAGAGTGACAAATCAGTTTGACAGCAACATCTGCATTAAATCATCTCTTGATGTTGTTAGTGGTGGAAATGTGCTGGATGCAAGTACAATGATAGTTAACTAG